One genomic segment of Rubripirellula tenax includes these proteins:
- a CDS encoding BlaI/MecI/CopY family transcriptional regulator: MARPKTKELTSRELAVMQLFWQDDSATAEDARSFLESSGESLAYVTVANVVRALADKGFLKQINDARPFQYKAIRSFDDVSKGLVGDLVKRLFAGSREAMLVHLIDQRKLTAKEREYLIEVLEKQGGKK; encoded by the coding sequence ATGGCTCGGCCCAAAACGAAGGAACTGACATCACGCGAACTGGCTGTGATGCAACTATTTTGGCAGGACGACTCAGCAACGGCAGAGGACGCCCGAAGCTTTCTCGAATCGTCCGGTGAATCACTTGCCTATGTCACGGTAGCCAACGTGGTTCGCGCTCTCGCGGACAAAGGATTCTTGAAGCAAATCAACGACGCTCGGCCATTCCAGTACAAGGCGATTCGATCATTCGACGACGTCTCAAAAGGCTTGGTCGGCGACTTGGTCAAACGTCTCTTCGCCGGCTCACGCGAAGCGATGCTCGTCCACCTCATCGACCAGCGAAAGCTAACCGCAAAAGAACGCGAGTACCTGATCGAAGTACTGGAAAAGCAGGGAGGAAAGAAATGA
- a CDS encoding SBBP repeat-containing protein: MFVGKAVRRWQMIIVVIAASAYASTSAGAAEISFSTFLGGSEWEHARDAYVDDAGFVYVVGGTRSDDFPTTGDAFQTKHDKTGTEIGAGGYCDAFVSKFDSGGRLIWSTLLGGPNYDRAYAVEVDSQGYVYVAG; encoded by the coding sequence ATGTTCGTTGGAAAAGCAGTACGTCGGTGGCAAATGATCATCGTGGTGATAGCTGCCAGTGCTTACGCGAGCACCTCGGCGGGCGCTGCGGAAATTTCGTTTTCTACTTTCTTGGGCGGGTCGGAATGGGAACACGCGCGTGACGCCTACGTTGACGACGCCGGTTTCGTCTATGTCGTCGGAGGAACTCGATCCGATGACTTCCCCACAACAGGCGACGCATTCCAAACCAAGCATGACAAGACGGGCACCGAGATTGGAGCTGGAGGCTATTGCGATGCGTTTGTTTCCAAGTTCGATTCGGGCGGGCGACTGATTTGGTCGACGCTGCTTGGTGGTCCAAACTACGACCGAGCGTATGCCGTTGAGGTCGATAGCCAAGGCTACGTCTACGTCGCTGGGTGA
- a CDS encoding Gfo/Idh/MocA family oxidoreductase — MISKRNFTRRDFLQTTGGATAAGFFMGTSAVTRAQDSPNERPVFATIGLRNQGWTITSKTTKFADFAAFADVDANVLGAHIEKLEKESGQKAQGYNDYREVLDRDDIDAVMIATPDHWHTKISVEAMLAGKDVYCEKPLTLTIDEGKLIEKIVKQTGRICQVGTMQRTEMDHRFLKAIALIRDGRIGEITKVTCGINGATGSPVIPAIDAPEGLDWDMWLGPAQKVDYRALPEMREGYGGGVPLYTNCHYAWRNWYEYSGGQMNDWGAHHVDIATWALGAGDTGPNKITPVSFSLPVDYKDGYPTVGDQYNSPTKFEIHANMPGDIPMVITSEGDNGILFEGTKARFFVNRGKLAGKPVEDLETNPLPEGAVEAVYGGPVSQNHSANFIESMVSREQPISDVWSHNRMLETCHLANISIRMGRELKWDPTKREIIGDDEANAFLSRESRKGFEINM, encoded by the coding sequence ATGATTTCAAAACGTAATTTCACCCGACGTGATTTTCTGCAGACGACCGGCGGGGCGACCGCTGCTGGCTTCTTCATGGGCACGAGCGCCGTCACACGCGCCCAAGACTCACCGAACGAGCGACCTGTCTTCGCCACCATCGGGCTGAGAAACCAGGGCTGGACGATTACGAGCAAGACGACCAAGTTCGCGGACTTTGCCGCCTTTGCTGACGTCGACGCCAATGTGCTGGGCGCTCACATCGAAAAGCTCGAGAAAGAATCTGGCCAGAAGGCGCAAGGCTACAACGATTACCGCGAGGTACTCGATCGCGACGACATCGATGCGGTCATGATTGCGACGCCAGATCATTGGCACACAAAGATCTCCGTCGAAGCCATGTTGGCCGGCAAGGACGTCTACTGCGAAAAGCCTTTGACGTTGACCATCGACGAAGGAAAACTGATCGAGAAGATTGTCAAGCAAACCGGCCGAATCTGTCAGGTTGGGACGATGCAGCGAACGGAAATGGACCATCGCTTTCTCAAAGCAATCGCTTTGATCCGAGACGGTCGTATCGGCGAGATCACCAAGGTCACCTGTGGAATCAACGGCGCCACAGGCTCGCCAGTGATCCCAGCGATTGATGCTCCCGAAGGCCTCGATTGGGACATGTGGCTCGGCCCAGCCCAGAAGGTTGACTACCGGGCCCTGCCAGAGATGCGTGAAGGTTACGGGGGCGGCGTGCCGCTCTACACCAACTGTCACTACGCGTGGCGGAACTGGTATGAGTATTCCGGTGGTCAGATGAACGACTGGGGCGCCCACCATGTTGACATTGCGACTTGGGCGTTGGGCGCGGGCGATACCGGACCCAACAAGATCACGCCGGTCAGCTTTTCGTTGCCCGTCGATTACAAAGATGGCTATCCAACCGTCGGCGACCAATACAATTCGCCGACCAAATTTGAAATCCATGCCAACATGCCCGGTGACATTCCGATGGTCATCACCAGCGAGGGAGACAACGGCATCCTGTTCGAAGGAACCAAGGCTCGCTTCTTCGTCAACCGCGGCAAACTGGCGGGCAAACCCGTCGAGGATCTGGAAACCAATCCGTTACCCGAAGGCGCAGTAGAAGCAGTCTACGGCGGACCGGTTAGCCAAAATCACTCGGCTAACTTTATCGAGTCGATGGTTTCTCGCGAGCAACCGATCTCGGACGTGTGGTCACACAACCGGATGCTTGAGACCTGTCACCTTGCAAACATTTCGATCCGAATGGGCCGCGAATTGAAGTGGGATCCGACCAAACGTGAAATCATTGGCGACGATGAAGCCAACGCGTTCTTGTCGCGAGAATCGCGAAAAGGTTTCGAGATCAATATGTGA